A genomic segment from Pseudanabaena sp. BC1403 encodes:
- a CDS encoding DMT family transporter: MTSPQTKDATMGLVYGLLGVIIFSITLPATRIALTEFDPVFVGLGRAVIATGLSLILLITTRQPIPSWRFLPSFAVVVVGAVVGFPLLSTLAMRDASASYGAVIIGLLPLATALFGVLRAGERPSVKFWIFAIAGSGLVITFALISGTGNIRFADLALLGAVFAASLSYAEGTVLARTFGSWQVVCWALVFSFPFVLPIVLQHLPSSFTTISSSAWIGFLYVSCFSMFLGFFAWYRGLFLGGIARIGQLQLFQPFLTIIASAILLGEPMTFTTLGFASGVVVCVALGRSSQFNSSK; the protein is encoded by the coding sequence ATGACTAGTCCGCAAACTAAAGACGCGACTATGGGACTTGTTTATGGGCTTCTCGGTGTCATAATTTTTAGTATTACTTTGCCAGCAACCCGTATTGCTCTAACTGAATTCGATCCAGTATTTGTGGGACTAGGACGAGCGGTAATTGCTACGGGATTGTCATTGATTTTACTAATTACCACAAGACAGCCAATCCCATCTTGGCGATTTCTACCCAGTTTTGCTGTTGTCGTAGTTGGTGCTGTTGTAGGATTTCCGTTACTCTCAACCCTAGCAATGCGCGACGCTTCTGCGTCCTATGGAGCTGTAATTATCGGTCTATTGCCGCTTGCTACGGCTTTGTTTGGAGTTTTGCGAGCAGGAGAGCGACCATCGGTAAAATTTTGGATTTTTGCGATCGCGGGTAGTGGATTGGTGATTACTTTTGCGCTGATATCTGGTACAGGGAATATTCGTTTTGCGGATTTGGCTTTGCTAGGAGCAGTTTTCGCCGCAAGTTTGAGCTATGCAGAGGGAACGGTGTTAGCGCGTACTTTTGGATCGTGGCAGGTCGTGTGTTGGGCTTTGGTCTTTTCCTTCCCGTTTGTGTTGCCGATTGTATTGCAACATTTGCCATCTTCTTTTACAACTATTTCTAGCAGTGCTTGGATAGGCTTCTTGTATGTCAGTTGTTTCAGCATGTTTTTGGGATTTTTTGCTTGGTATCGAGGTTTATTTTTAGGTGGCATTGCTCGGATTGGTCAGCTACAACTTTTTCAGCCATTTTTGACGATCATTGCCTCAGCGATATTGCTAGGAGAGCCAATGACTTTCACGACATTGGGTTTTGCTTCGGGGGTAGTAGTATGTGTAGCCTTGGGCAGAAGCTCTCAATTTAACTCTAGTAAATAG
- a CDS encoding four-carbon acid sugar kinase family protein, translating to MAATSSRQPKIIVLDDDPTGSQTVHSCLLLTKWDVETLRIGLADASPIMFVLTNTRSLTPEDATSVTREVCRNLKPALEAEGIQEFMIVSRSDSTLRGHYPIETDAIAEELGDFDAHFLVPAFFEGGRFTKSSVHYLVVNGIPTPVHETEFAKDSVFGYKHSYLPDYVEEKTKGKILAADVQRFLLGEIRAGVRQRLARLHDNQCGVVDAENQADLNQFASDILAVASTGKRFLFRSAASLLTALAKLPPQPIAAEDMSKYMRSHKAGVAIVGSHVKKTTEQLEHLLKAPNTVPVEIDVSRLLNDADAQSAMLKQEALAQVQQAHASGKTAVVFTSRKELEFADTSTRLAFGQSVSALLMAIVQELPADIGFLISKGGITSNDVLSTGLNLPTARLLGQILAGCSVVRTPEDHPRFPDLPVVLFPGNVGDANALATVYTRLAIGIET from the coding sequence ATGGCAGCTACTTCCTCCCGACAGCCTAAGATTATTGTTCTTGATGACGATCCGACGGGTTCGCAAACGGTGCATAGCTGCCTACTGCTAACTAAATGGGATGTGGAAACTTTGCGGATCGGACTAGCCGATGCCTCGCCAATTATGTTTGTGCTGACAAATACGCGATCGCTTACGCCTGAAGATGCTACCAGCGTGACTCGCGAAGTTTGTCGTAACCTTAAGCCTGCGCTCGAAGCTGAAGGCATCCAAGAATTTATGATCGTTAGTCGCTCTGACTCGACGCTGCGGGGACATTATCCCATCGAGACGGATGCGATCGCTGAAGAGCTAGGTGATTTTGATGCACATTTTCTTGTGCCAGCATTTTTTGAAGGTGGGCGTTTCACCAAATCGAGTGTGCATTATTTAGTAGTTAACGGTATACCTACTCCAGTCCATGAAACGGAATTCGCTAAGGACTCTGTATTTGGCTATAAGCACAGCTATTTGCCTGATTATGTCGAAGAAAAAACCAAGGGCAAAATTCTTGCCGCAGATGTCCAGCGATTTTTATTAGGAGAAATTCGTGCAGGTGTACGTCAGCGCTTAGCACGCTTGCATGACAATCAATGCGGTGTGGTAGATGCAGAAAACCAAGCCGATCTGAATCAATTTGCCTCGGATATTTTGGCAGTTGCTTCGACTGGTAAAAGGTTTTTATTCCGCAGCGCCGCGAGTTTACTAACTGCCCTTGCGAAGCTCCCGCCCCAGCCGATCGCTGCCGAGGACATGTCGAAATATATGCGATCGCACAAAGCGGGTGTAGCGATCGTTGGCTCCCATGTCAAAAAAACTACTGAGCAGTTAGAACATTTGCTCAAAGCACCCAATACAGTTCCTGTGGAGATTGATGTCTCGCGCCTATTAAATGATGCCGATGCTCAATCAGCAATGCTTAAACAAGAAGCGCTAGCCCAAGTTCAGCAAGCCCACGCATCGGGTAAAACCGCTGTGGTGTTTACCAGCCGAAAAGAATTGGAATTTGCCGATACATCTACCCGTCTTGCTTTTGGTCAGTCAGTCTCAGCGCTTTTGATGGCGATCGTGCAGGAATTACCCGCAGATATTGGATTCTTAATTAGTAAAGGGGGCATTACATCCAATGATGTTTTGAGTACGGGGTTGAATTTGCCAACGGCAAGACTGCTAGGACAAATACTTGCTGGTTGTTCCGTTGTGCGTACTCCCGAAGATCATCCTCGTTTCCCCGATTTACCCGTTGTCTTATTCCCTGGGAATGTAGGTGATGCAAATGCATTGGCAACTGTATATACGAGACTTGCGATCGGTATCGAAACCTAA
- a CDS encoding pentapeptide repeat-containing protein, translated as MMSTQDSKTHHSPTTNALAMGMAIKKLYEMGRKDFESENFSGLKLSCCKLSSISFTSSDLRNADLDLTDLSESDLRGTNLERSTLNFTNLTNADLSNANLKEANLGGANLSGAILRGANLSNANLRGANLSNARLEFANLQGADLTGANCFGCNLSYANLQHANLTEACLDRANLIKSNFEYALLDGTTLSNASY; from the coding sequence ATGATGTCCACTCAAGATTCTAAAACTCATCACTCTCCGACAACTAATGCCCTCGCTATGGGGATGGCTATCAAAAAATTGTATGAGATGGGGCGTAAAGATTTTGAATCAGAAAATTTTTCAGGGCTGAAATTATCCTGCTGCAAGCTTTCATCTATTAGTTTTACCAGTTCAGATTTGCGAAATGCTGATCTTGACCTGACTGATTTAAGTGAGTCTGACCTACGGGGCACAAATTTGGAGAGATCGACTCTTAACTTTACTAATCTGACTAATGCTGATTTGAGTAATGCGAATTTAAAAGAAGCAAATCTGGGGGGAGCCAATTTGAGTGGGGCAATTTTGAGGGGAGCAAATCTGAGCAATGCAAATTTACGGGGTGCAAATCTGAGCAATGCTCGTCTTGAATTTGCAAATTTACAAGGGGCAGACTTAACGGGGGCTAATTGTTTTGGTTGTAATCTCAGCTATGCCAATCTGCAACATGCGAATTTGACTGAAGCATGTCTGGATAGAGCAAATTTAATAAAAAGCAATTTTGAATACGCTCTGCTAGATGGCACAACTCTCAGCAATGCCAGCTACTAA
- a CDS encoding pentapeptide repeat-containing protein — protein sequence MSAEKLLKEYASGRRDFASLNLANANLFNSDLIGVNLTKADMRRVNLVFAFLNKVTFNHANLSGAKLGGATLNQAIMMSTNLSEADLHGAMLQRVNLFGANLSLANLMDANLSEADLRSANLRGANLRCAILSATLMREERGYPPTSMSGANLRKADLRGANLSGADLTGVDLSDANLSEATLSRVNLQGANLSGAIAIGAIFTEANLSNVNLTEANLKGANLTKADLKNANLRLANLFAANLTKANMSMTTLSSAGLIQSILNGSDLSRSLLDKANLSQASLVDAYLVRANLDGADFSDAVLTRAEMSGASTIGTIFSGATMPDGKSHS from the coding sequence ATGAGCGCAGAAAAACTTCTGAAAGAATATGCTTCTGGTCGGCGTGACTTTGCCAGCTTAAATCTAGCTAATGCCAATTTGTTTAATAGCGATTTAATCGGCGTTAACTTGACCAAAGCTGACATGAGGCGAGTGAATCTTGTATTTGCTTTTCTTAACAAGGTTACCTTTAATCATGCCAATTTATCGGGTGCAAAACTCGGTGGTGCAACGCTTAACCAAGCGATCATGATGAGTACCAATCTGTCCGAGGCGGATTTACATGGAGCAATGTTGCAACGGGTGAATCTATTTGGGGCAAATCTGTCCCTTGCCAACTTGATGGATGCTAATCTAAGTGAGGCAGATTTACGCAGCGCCAACCTCCGTGGCGCAAATTTACGCTGTGCAATATTAAGTGCCACTCTCATGAGAGAAGAGCGAGGCTATCCTCCTACAAGTATGAGTGGCGCAAATTTACGCAAGGCAGATTTACGCGGAGCAAACCTAAGTGGAGCCGATCTTACGGGAGTTGATCTTTCTGACGCAAATCTTAGTGAAGCAACTCTCTCAAGGGTTAATTTGCAAGGAGCTAATTTGAGTGGTGCGATCGCGATCGGGGCAATTTTTACTGAGGCAAATCTGAGTAATGTAAATCTTACAGAGGCGAATCTTAAAGGTGCAAACCTGACAAAGGCTGATCTCAAAAATGCAAACCTGCGTCTCGCTAATCTATTTGCAGCAAATCTCACTAAAGCGAATATGAGCATGACAACATTAAGTAGTGCAGGATTGATTCAGTCAATACTTAATGGTAGTGATCTATCGCGATCGCTGTTAGACAAAGCCAATCTTAGTCAAGCTAGTCTAGTTGATGCTTACTTAGTAAGAGCCAATCTTGATGGAGCCGATTTTAGTGATGCTGTGCTGACCAGAGCTGAGATGAGTGGAGCTAGCACTATTGGTACAATTTTTAGTGGCGCAACAATGCCTGATGGTAAATCTCACTCTTAA
- a CDS encoding Npun_F0494 family protein — protein MPTDTLSKQNSKDFAEYDPQILRRAEVALRCAPFTVKLFADMATHGVNLRAIAGNEGIANQYLTSPTNLIGAENGLLWLIQVGVLRREVDGQGITDSFRLTPMGHLLLDKWRSQPRFPIASLGDRCQNFWAQIQISRFL, from the coding sequence ATGCCAACGGATACTTTAAGTAAACAAAACAGCAAAGATTTTGCTGAATATGACCCACAAATATTACGAAGAGCCGAAGTAGCTTTACGATGCGCTCCATTTACAGTGAAGTTGTTTGCAGATATGGCAACACATGGCGTAAATCTGAGGGCAATCGCTGGTAATGAGGGTATTGCAAATCAATATTTGACAAGTCCTACTAATTTAATTGGTGCGGAAAATGGTTTGTTATGGCTGATCCAAGTTGGCGTATTACGCCGTGAAGTTGATGGTCAGGGCATTACTGATAGTTTTCGGCTGACACCGATGGGTCATTTGTTATTGGATAAATGGCGATCGCAACCAAGATTTCCGATCGCGAGTTTAGGCGATCGTTGCCAAAATTTTTGGGCGCAAATTCAAATATCGCGATTTCTCTAA